The DNA window AGCTGTGAGTCCTTGGTGATTGCCACCGGGGGCCTGTCCATGCCCAAGCTGGGAGCCACCCCCTTCGGTCTGCAATTGGCGCAGCAGTTTGGTTTGAACGTCCTGCCCACCTGTGCCGGCCTGGTGCCTTTTACCCTGCAACCCCAGGACAAGGCCAACTTCGAACAATTGTCCGGCATCAGTCTGCCTGTGGTGGCCACGGCCCAATGTGGAAAGTCCTTCCGCGAGGCGTTGCTGTTTACCCACAGGGGACTCAGCGGTCCGGCGGTATTGCAGATCTCATCCTATTGGAAGCCGGGTGAAAGCATCAGCTTCAACCTGTTACCGGACACGGACCTGACATCCTGGCTAAAGGAGCAGTGTGCCGAGTCCCCCAAACTCAGCCTGCGCAACGCCATGGCCAGACTCTTGCCCAAGCGCTTGGTGGAGGTACTGCAGGAGATGGGGGCGCTGCCGGACAAGGCTTTGAACCAGCTGGGTAAGGCGGAGATTGAATCCCTGCAACAGTATTTCAGCGATTGGCGCATTCAACCCGGCGGCACCGAGGGCTATCGTACCGCTGAAGTTACCCTGGGCGGGGTCGACACAGATGAACTGTCGTCAAAAACCATGGAAGCGCGCAAACAACCCGGACTCTACTTCATCGGCGAAGTGGTGGATGTCAGCGGTTGGCTGGGAGGGTACAACTTCCAATGGGCCTGGAGTTCGGGCTACGCCGCCGGCGAGGTGGTCTGATACTGTTCATGGCCCTTCGGGGCCATTTTTGTCACCAAGCAGCCAAAATCGGGAAAGCAGCTACACTTCCACTATCTGTATCAGTCATTAATGGAAGAATGGCCGCATAACCGTGGCCTCAGGGGCAATCATGGACGAACTCCAGACAGTTTTGATAGTTGATGATGTGCGCACCAATAACCTGGTCATGGCCCAATGCCTCAAGGGGTTGTACCAGATCCGCGAGGCCAGTAATGGCCACGACTGTCTGCGTGAAGCCCGCCGCTACCCTCTACCTTCTTTGATCCTGCTGGATGTGATCATGCCCGTGCTTGATGGGTACGAGGTGTGCCGACTGCTAAAGTCCGATCCCGTGACAGCGGATATTCCGGTCATTTTTGTTACCGCCAAGGATGCCGATGAGGATGAACAGAAGGGATTGGAGCTGGGGGCCGTTGATTACATTACCAAACCCATAAGGCCGGCCATAGTTCGGGCTCGGGTGTCGACCCATGTGCAGCTCAAACAGCACAGGGACAAGCTGCAATTTATGGCGCTGCACGATCAGCTGACCGGACTCTATAACCGCCGTTACTTTCAGGAAAGCGCCGAACAGCGGCTGGCCAAGGTGTGCCGCAACACCAGCCATTTGTCTGTGGTCATGATCGATGTCGACCATTTCAAAAAGATCAATGACGAGCACGGTCATGACAAGGGTGACTTGGTGCTGCAACAACTGGCCGCCTTGCTGAAGGCCAATACCCGTCGCGAGGACGTGGTGGCCAGGATCGGGGGCGAGGAGTTCGTCATCTTGATGGACTGCGCCCTGGAGGCCGCAACTTATCGCAGTCAAAGGTTGCTGCATTTGATTGTGGACATGTGTCCCGCAGGACTCAAGATCAGCTGTAGTCTGGGGGTCGTGCAGGCCAATGCCAAACATCCGGACTTTTCATACTGGTTGAAACGCGCCGACCAGGCCGTATACCAGGCCAAATCCCGAGGGCGCAATTGCGTGGTCGTTGCAGGGGATGAGACATCCGTGCTGCTTGAGGAGCCATCCCTGTGAAGCGGCTATGGCTGTTGCTTACCCTGTGCTGGCTGGCCGCCTGTGGCGGGCAGCCGGCCACCAAGGTCGTGATTGCCATCAATCCCTGGCCCGGTTATGAGTTGCTGTATCTGGCACAGCAGCAGGGCTACTTTGCCGAAGAAGGGCTGCGGCTGGAATTGGTGCAGGTGGCCAGTCTGTCGGACGCCCAGCGAGCCTACCTTGCCGGTGGTGTGGATGGGTTCACCGGCACTCTCATCGAAGCGGTGCAGGTGGCCATGCTTGGCGGCAAGCCACTGAAGATTGCCTTGCTGGCCGATTATTCCGCCGGTGCGGATCTGATAGTTGCACCGGAGCACTTTACCTCTATGACTCAGCTAAAAGGCAGGACCCTAGGGTGCGAAGTCAGTTCTCTGGGTATCTATTTTCTGGCCCGGGCGCTGATGGCCAATGGTATGACCCTGGATGACGTTAAGGTGATCAATGTCGAGCAGGGCGATGGTAATCGCCAATTGGCGGCGGGAACCATAGACGCCATGGTCACCTACCCGCCGTATTCCATTG is part of the Shewanella cyperi genome and encodes:
- a CDS encoding BaiN/RdsA family NAD(P)/FAD-dependent oxidoreductase — translated: MSAVKHHQVIIIGAGAAGLMCALTAGYRGRDVLLLDNAKQLGRKILISGGGRCNFTNLNIEPAAYLCRNPHFCKSALARFTQWDFIAMVERHGIAFHEKTLGQLFCDDSAKDIVDMLTTECDWAGVKIQLRTEILNVQAQEGGYLLHTSQGDLSCESLVIATGGLSMPKLGATPFGLQLAQQFGLNVLPTCAGLVPFTLQPQDKANFEQLSGISLPVVATAQCGKSFREALLFTHRGLSGPAVLQISSYWKPGESISFNLLPDTDLTSWLKEQCAESPKLSLRNAMARLLPKRLVEVLQEMGALPDKALNQLGKAEIESLQQYFSDWRIQPGGTEGYRTAEVTLGGVDTDELSSKTMEARKQPGLYFIGEVVDVSGWLGGYNFQWAWSSGYAAGEVV
- a CDS encoding GGDEF domain-containing response regulator — encoded protein: MDELQTVLIVDDVRTNNLVMAQCLKGLYQIREASNGHDCLREARRYPLPSLILLDVIMPVLDGYEVCRLLKSDPVTADIPVIFVTAKDADEDEQKGLELGAVDYITKPIRPAIVRARVSTHVQLKQHRDKLQFMALHDQLTGLYNRRYFQESAEQRLAKVCRNTSHLSVVMIDVDHFKKINDEHGHDKGDLVLQQLAALLKANTRREDVVARIGGEEFVILMDCALEAATYRSQRLLHLIVDMCPAGLKISCSLGVVQANAKHPDFSYWLKRADQAVYQAKSRGRNCVVVAGDETSVLLEEPSL
- a CDS encoding ABC transporter substrate-binding protein; this encodes MKRLWLLLTLCWLAACGGQPATKVVIAINPWPGYELLYLAQQQGYFAEEGLRLELVQVASLSDAQRAYLAGGVDGFTGTLIEAVQVAMLGGKPLKIALLADYSAGADLIVAPEHFTSMTQLKGRTLGCEVSSLGIYFLARALMANGMTLDDVKVINVEQGDGNRQLAAGTIDAMVTYPPYSIALLKHEGMQQLFSTREIPGEVLDIVSVSESLLRREPDFPAKLQNVWQKVLEYHMRHPEEANALMARREGISAAEFNASLNGLALLTREAQQQLLADRERLSGMLDSVCDTLTRIQAVSGTCDKLPYLFIGGASQ